In Nycticebus coucang isolate mNycCou1 chromosome 5, mNycCou1.pri, whole genome shotgun sequence, the DNA window ggaaaaacaaagacaGCTATTGCTTCAGTCCCCTCCCCAACTCATCTGCAGTGTTTCTGTTCACTCTCCAAGATTTGTCCAAGGTGAGCTTTCTAGGGCCACTGAATTGCATCAGAAGTGGCGCTCACGTTCCACGTTTTTGCAGAATGAATTGCTCCTCCCTCCATCATTCTTATCAGATCactcacatgctcacacacacacttacacatgaACGTGCACACACGCATGTATCACATGTGCACATGCTCAAATACACACTCATGCTCACACGCGCACACATAtactcatgtacacacacattcacaagCACATACtcgctacacacacacacaccaaaaaaaaaaaaaatataaggaagacattttttccaGAATTTGGACCTCCTCAGTAATTCAGGAGCCAGCGACATACTAGAGATAAAGACAAATTAGAATAGTTTTCTCAACTGTCACtgttctttttataaattcttcCATTTTTGGTGTCTCAGACACATGACAGCAGGGTCTTGAATCAGAGCTATCCACCACCCAGAGTTTGATCTGGTCAAACGGAAATGAGCCATACATAAGGACAGATCATGAAGCCAGTGGGAAACATTTAGAACTTGGGATAAAGTTAATCAAGCCCATATCACACTTAACATTCTTCTGTATTAAGCAAAGGTCACTTCCTTCAAGATACTATTTTGAGCAAATATGATTTCTGCAATTTTGCAAGACTGAAGTTAATTAAACAGCGTAGCAAAATGGGAAACAGATGTCATgggaactttttaaaagattttaatgacattcagccTGTTTTCTTAAATTCATTTGCAGTTGCTGTTGTATCCTGCACTTAAGTTCATGAGTGGTTGGAATGGGAGGATTTATATCAATTTCATATGACAGGCAGGGGAAAAGCTATTCAGAGAAAAGAGCTGTTAGAAGGGCCTTGCAGAGATGTTTTTCTCCACAACCTGACCAGCTCATTTGGTTTAAACTCTTGAACTCTTTAAAATTAACGTTTTCCATCTTTCAAAGGAACTTTCCATACCACcaactctgatgctagcattttttttttttccttgagacagagttctacctcATGCCccgagcagagtgcaatggtgtagctcacagcaacctcagagttgGGCTGTGAGCATTCTGCTGCTTCGGCCTCCGAAGCtgcagggattacaggtactTGCtgtggtgcctggctgggtttttccatttttttcacgagttggggtctcacttgcactcagacaagcctcaaactcctcagctcaagcaatcctcacagtgctgggattacaggtgtgagccactacgcccaacTTTGATGCTAGCTTTTAATGGTCCTTTCTGGGACTCTCATGCTCAGTTATCCTGAAAGTATCTGCTAGGTTGACTAAGAAACTTAATATCTGTCAACTCTAGCTTAGACAAAAATCATAGCATGATGAAAGGTTTGGAGATGAAAGTCACAGTTAATCAAATGTAGGCATCCATGGTTtggtttttaatgtattttttcaaacCTTTGGgtaattttatatcctaaattcAAAACTATAAGGTTCTCTTTAAAGAATCAAAATGtcagctcagcacccgtagcagtggttacagcaccagccacatataccaagggtggcaggttcgaacctggcctgggccagctaaacaacagtgacaactacaacaacaacaacaaatggccaggcattgtggtgggcacctgcttgggggttgaggcaagagaatctcttaagcccaagagtttgaggttgctgtgagctgtgacaccacagcactctactgagggtgacatagtgagactctgtctcaaaaaaaaaatactccaaaatgTCAAGTTAGACTGGAGGGATGATGAAACAGCCTTACTTTCTTAACAAAATATATTCACAGAAGGAAAACGGAGAATAACCAAGTAGGAATTACAGTCTTgtcactatttttcttcttttgtaattcaccttttaaaatatctcttaaaATGTTCCCTGGTGTTAGAAGCCACCTAATCATTACTGACATATGTCCCAAGGAGTACCACAAAATTTACAAGGACAAATGCTTTTTATATAGTAAGCTCAACTATCTACTAAAATGGCATGTGTCATTTGTTTCAAGACCCTGCTGACATGGTAAGTAAGAGGGAGCAATGGACTGTCATGCTGCCTGTTGTTCATAATAGCATCCCTGCAACCTGCAGGGAGGTGGGCTGTGGACAGGCCACAGCTTCTGTGCTGGTTACCAACACAAGGGCCTCTTCCTGGCCTTGACTcttattttactgatatgcataaaatatttgtGCATGTTTGTGGGGAACATGTGAATGCACAGGATGCacaatgatcaagtcagggtgcTCTGGGTATTCATGGCCTTCAGTGTTTGTCATTCCTATATGTCAGCAGCATTTCAATTCTTCTCCTCAAGCTATTTTTACATGTATAATATATTGCTGTTATCTACAGTCACCTTGCTCTGCTACTGAACCTAAGAACTTGCTCCTTCCACTTAACTGCATGGCTGAACAGACAAGCCCAGCCTCAGAGAATAGGGCACTTATCACAGTGCTTGGTGGGCACAGAAATTAGTATAgacactatggaaaacagtatggagatttcccaaaaaactaaaaatagaaccagCAATCTTACCATggagtatttatccaaaggaaaggaaatcagtatgtcaacCCATACCCCTCTGTTGGTTGTTACATCACAATAACAAAAACACTGAATCAACCAATTGTTCACTGGCAAACAAGTGGATGCAGAAAACGAGGTGAGCGTGGACATAGCAGAGTACTGTTTGGCCAGGACAAAGAATGAAGTGTTGTCATTTGCAGTAACGTGGATGGAACTGTTTCACTCattataataaatgaaacaagCCAGGAGCAAAAGACAAACATCTACCACTATTCATATGTGGGGGCTTAAAAAGTGGGTCTCATAGAGGTGGAGAGCAGAATGACAGACACCTGTCTAGATTTTACACGTAGACGtcttctgctctttttttctaagacagtttTACAACTTAAGCTATGTATTCAATACAGACTGTACAGTACTTAGGAATGTTGCCATTTACAACTTGAAATATGCCTAggctttaatataaaaaatacaaaagacaaCGAAAACCAGAATAACTGATTTGCTCTTAGTGGAACAGGTGTGAATGTGAGTCTCAGAAGGATTAACGCAGGGAGGGATGGGAAGCAGAGTGGTCAGTCTAAATGTGAGTGCTTGGGAGATGTCCAGGCCCATGACAGGGTGGGGgcattagaaaaggaaaagaagaattcatgagaaacaaactaaaaattatcAGACACAGTAACTGCCCACGACACTTGTGCACACAAGTTCCATGCACCTGCCCTTTGCCCTCTCATGTCCCTGAtctgcccccaaccccataaGTGATCAAGTCACAAATGAGGTCACGGTTAAAGAAAGTGACTGTGGAAGCATAATTGATTCCAAACCCTAACTAATAACAAGCTTTAAGTTCTCCTTTTCCCAATCCATTTCTGGCCACAaatcaatgaaaaatgaaaagtgaCATAGTCTTGAAAGTTGAGGGACAGGACAGAGGTAATGTGGTTTTCCAATGAAAAAGAGTGGTCGGATTCCTTCCATGCTTGGAATTCACAGAGATACTCCTCGGAGCATACTTCTCAGCTCAGGAGATGTGCTGGGAGGCAGATGAGCCACTCAGCTAGTGTGTCCTGCTCAGCATGAAACCACTGCCACAGCCTCTCAGCAAGTCACCAGGTCCCGTCCTTAGCCTTTAAAGCCACAGCACCGAACTACCAACAAGTTGTGCCCTTGCAAGGGTTAGAGGTATGGGCTGagttattccttctttttcttatttggtcTTAATCTGTTCATGACTAACAGAGAGTCTCTGCAGACACAGGGAAcaaaaaattctaccaaacatgtTCTCTGCAAAGCTAAGAACAGTAGCTGACCACCGCTTCACACTAACCTCATCCCTacactgactacctccttaagttgacctaatatcatttttttaattacttttttaaatttcaggttaaagtgagggtacaaacaactaggttacaatgtttgcatttgctggtaaggtctctgttgtagttgtgtcccaaaCCCAGTAGGTGTGCCGTGTATCCTTATGTCGTATCCAGTGGGTGGAAGctcaccaatcccctccccttctttcttccccctcccaacttgaattgatttatgtttttctcttgtgtaggcatgtattagattgggtacactggatacttgctttcccattcttgagatactttactaagaagaatgtatttcaactccatctaggttaatatagaagatgtaaagtctccatctttttttttgttttgttttgagacagagcctcaagctgtcatcctgggtagagtggcgtggcatcacaggtcacagcaacctccaactcctgggcttaagtgattctcttgcctcagcctcccaagtagctgggactacaggcgcccgccacaatgctcggttattttttggttgtagttgtcattgttgtttggcaggcccaggctggatatgagcccaccagctctggtgtatgtggctggtgctttagccgcttgagctacaggtgccaagccaagtctctatctttttaaagttgacctaatttttacagattggacatgtaccacatgtgcGTGTCAGGCAGAAGGCCTAGATCCTTATGGTGACTACCTCCATGTGTGGGTCAGCTTGTTACAACCCTCAGcagtcaccttacagaggttccactgtatacACTGAAGGACTGACAAAGTTGCCACACCTTAGCAGAAACGACCAGAAGCTAAGGGATGTAGAAAAGGACATCAGGTAAGAAAGCAAAGTGCTATTTTGTTCTCATTGCAAAATACCTTCTTAGTAAATTGTCATAGAAAAAAGAATCGGCACCTGCTACTTATGTTGCCCGCTGAGCAAAGTGAGCATGTACACACGGAAGGTCCTTTCCTCACCCTTGTTACTGACATAGCCAATGTCACCCCCTAAAGTGCCCTGGCTCAAACATAGTATTACTTTCAtctaattttacttaaaaaaaaaaaagcagacccTTAAATACATGTGACTGCAAGAATATGTGTTAACTAAGAGTTGTGAGTGCCGTATTAACTCCCCTCCATTCCAGTCTTCCGAAGACTATTGATGAGTGCGCCCAGTGTGGTAAGCCCTGATTTTGCAGATCAGATTAAGTTTaggtgtttaaaagaaaaaacaaaacctggcattttttttttttttgtatgcatAGAATGTTATGCTCCATTTACTTCATTCTGAAGAAAACACTTTCCAACAGACTTCTCCTTATATGCCCTTGACCACAACCTGTGTTAGATCAGAGCCTCTTCACAGGAGGCTCTTCAGTGTCAGTCCCTATTGTTTAAGAACTGCCCCAGAGGCCCGCTGCCAGAGCCCGGCTCTTGGGCCCTGCGGCCTTTCTTCCTCCTCGGTGGCCGCGCGTGTGCTCCGAGCGCCGGGGTGCGCGTCGCTCTCCTGTTCTAGAGTTTCCCTTGGTGACATCTTGGCAGGCCAGGTGACACTTCCTCCTCTGCACCCCGTGACCCATGTCTGGCTCTCAACCTTGGATCACAGGGCCTCGCTTCCTGGACTCCAGACCCCTGGCTTCCTGAGCTACCAGGAGGAGGCCCCCATCAATGTGCTTgttaagaacaaaaagaagatGCACCTGGATTTGAGTGCCTCTGTCCTACTCAATCAACTCTGCGGGAATGTCCAAGCATGTCGCCACTCAAACTACTGATTCCTGAAGTCTCCCCTGATGAATTTAGCAGGTTGGAAGAACAAGGTTAATATATACAAATCAGttgtatatacaaaaattaactcaaaatggatcattgGATTATAaacctaaatataagagctaaaactataaaacttgtaTAGCAAGGGTTAATCTCAGCTGATTTCGATTAACCACATTTTGATGGTTACTTTAAGATGTCAGCATGGCTTTCGTTGCCTAGCGCTCGCGCAAACATGGTGAACGTTCCTAAAACCCGCCGGACTTTCTGTAAGAAGTGTGGCAAGCACCAGCCCCACAAAGTGACACAGTATAAAAAGGGCAAGGACTCTCTCTATGCCCAGGGAAAGCGGCGTTATGACAGGAAGCAGAGTGGCTATGGTGGGCAGACCAAGCCGATTTTCCGGAAAAAGGCTAAAACTACAAAGAAGATTGTGCTGAGGCTTGAGTGTGTGGAGCCCAACTGCAGATCTAAGAGAATGCTAGCTATTAAGAGATGCAAGCATTTTGAACTGGGAGGAGATAAGAAGAGAAAGGGTCAAGTGATACAGTTCTGATCATCTTTTGTTTTATCATGAAGACAATAAAATCTTGagattatgttaaaaaaaaaaaaaaaagaactgccccAGACTGGACACACTATGCAAATATGGTCCCAAATTTGCACATTACAACAGTGCCCTTAAAGCACTTAAAGCTGCCTTTTGggccgggggtggtggctcacgcctgtagtcccagcgctgtgggaggccgaggcgggtggattgcctgagctcagaggttcataacccatatgagcagcagtcagccagagtaagaccccgtctctaccaacaacatcaaaaacagccagcactgcaggagaaagaagaaaatcaacaaaaaaggagtacttagaacaaagaagaatgaacaagcacactgaaattaaaaaaaaaaaaaaaaaaagctgccttTTGAAGAAATGAGCTTTTAGATGCAGGCATGTgcaaatgtgcacacacacacatacgcacgcATGCTCATGCAGTGAACCCACATCCTCACCCTGCTGCACAGTTAGATTAAGCTCCTGTTTCCTGTCTTCAAATGTTTCACTTTTCATGTTAAAAGCTGCTCCCCACCCATTATCCCTCCTAAGAGcctgctcctctctcccttctcttcaccACGGTCAGCACATTTTGACACTTAAGTCACTGGGACTGGAAGCCTGAACTTTCGTGTCAATTTCTGTGAATGACCTGGAACACATGTGGCAGGTGCTGTCCCACCCAGTGAGTCCTGACCCCTCAGACAGCGGGTGGGTCCTTGAGAGTCCAGGAAGGAGCAAAGACCAGCTTTACCCAGTCAGGGCAATGCCATCCCAGATGCTCACCTTCCCCGTCTTTCTGGGAATTAAAAATTGATCTGACACAGGTTGTGGTCAAGGGCATATACGGAGAAGTCTGTTGGAAAGTGTTTTCTTCACAATGAAGTAAACGGAGCCCCGCAAAACTCATTGTGTCTGCCCCTTCCTTCCTGccctggaggtggtgggcagCTTCGAGTCCAGGCAGCTACAGCGGTTTGGTGACCACGAGGACAGACCTGAGACTCCAAATGCACCTGAAATCTCTGAGCCTGAACTAAGCCTCAGCCGctgatacataaatattttcttatatatccTGTTTTCCAAGGGTTCTGCTCATGTTGCCTGGCTTTAAGGAACTTTGtgctcatttttactttttaacatttccaGTAAACCTGTGTCTTATGAGCTTCCAGAGATGTCCCCAGCCTTGGAGCAGACACAGTGGAGGAGAAGTTGGCTTCTTTACAGGAGGTTCTTCAGTGTCAATCCCTGTTGTTTAAGGACTGCCCCAGACTGGACACACTAAATTTCTTCTGTATATAAGGATTCAAGCCCTCTCTAGATCATCTCTAGACTTGATTAATTACTTACTACACAGCACTAACTCTAAGTCAACTAGTTACCTGTTAACTAGTAACTAGGAGAAAGAGTAAGCTGGAATTTCAAGAGAATTTGACAAGAAAAATCCTTGTCAGGAAATCTTGTGACACTTCATACACATGATACCGTGGGACAGGGTTTGCTCAGATGCCAGAGAGTTGGTGTATTTTCCTTTGCACTGTATTCTGTCACAGGGCGAAATGCAGTGAATTCAGAAATACCTCACTAATGACATCTTAGTTATAGCTGTTAGAACAAAATGCTTGGAGGCCTCCAGCATTTCAAAGCAGAAAGCATGACCAGTCAGTTAGTTTTCAGCCTTTAGTTGTGGGGTGCAGTGAGGCTCACCAAACACTCTGCACCAGGCTTTCTGCGCGAGTCTGAACTGTGCAGGGAGCGCTGCCTGCCAGACTGCAGGGCCCACCCTCACTGCCTgatcccacctccctcctctctgacACTCTGCTCAATTTCCAGAAACTCCAGGGTGACTGGAATGAAAGCAAAAACTACTTCTAACTGGCCAGTGATTTTTCtattaacattttcttcattgccattttttttccttaaggtgGAGGAAAACCCAGcacaacaaagaaagaattcACTTGCAATTGTTAGCAAGTATTGCAAATTGCTTATTTCAGAAACTTTCAATGCCTGTAGTCAAGTAACAAAAGATTCACTGCTAATCTCCTCTTACTAATAACAAAAATGAGGGCAGGTAATAGTGATTTAGTATGCCCTGTGCCTGCATTATTTCACACGACTACAGTCCTGGGGAGTGGGGCACTGTTGTCACTCCCTCTTTCTAAGGGAGAAACCTAGACCCAGTGGCACTGAGGAGCTTATCCAAGGTTACCCAACCTGGGTGTGGGGGAGGTTCTGACTCTGTCCTATGCTGCTTTCTTTGggtgaaaaaaattttctttgaaaacaagCCCTGAAATCACAGACACCAAGTAAGACTCCTAACCACAAAAACAAGGACTCAACCTTCttcagaaaaatgtaattaaatgttACATTCACTAAGACCCCCGCACAGCAAACCACGATTCCCCTAATACTTAAGGATCCAGCACTAAATATTTATGTGAAGAAATCCTGAGGAAGACAACATCAAAACATTATTCCTTAGTTAAAAGACTCATACCTCAGGAAGTTCCTTGATTGGACTTCCCATTTCAGGGAGGGGTTGTTTTTGAAATGATCCAAGACCAGCACTGGGAAGTCATCACTCCTCTCGTTTATGAGGAGTCAGGGTCTGCAGAGCCAAGACTGCAGAATTAGGACCTCTTTACACTGACATTCCTTACTGATTG includes these proteins:
- the LOC128586077 gene encoding 60S ribosomal protein L36a, which gives rise to MVNVPKTRRTFCKKCGKHQPHKVTQYKKGKDSLYAQGKRRYDRKQSGYGGQTKPIFRKKAKTTKKIVLRLECVEPNCRSKRMLAIKRCKHFELGGDKKRKGQVIQF